Proteins encoded together in one Chelonoidis abingdonii isolate Lonesome George chromosome 1, CheloAbing_2.0, whole genome shotgun sequence window:
- the CLTRN gene encoding collectrin, whose amino-acid sequence MLGVLLLAFSLVTIVHSELCRPDAQNAFKVRLSIKTALGDNAYAWDASEEYLFKAMVAFAMRRYSNKETTQISNVLLCNMTERVSFWFVVTDSARNVTTVPGSEVEAAIRMNRNRINSAFLLTDNTLQFLKISSTLSPPIEPTVPVWLVVFGVVLCLVVAGILLLVVSGIQQRKKNNHESAETGDLEDKSDTPVITENGIPCDILDLKAGQINGVYAADDERLTPL is encoded by the exons ATGTTAGGAGTTTTGCTGCTTGCTTTCTCCTTGGTTACCATTGTTCATTCTGAGCTCTGCAGGCCAG ATGCACAGAATGCTTTCAAAGTACGGCTTAGTATCAAAACAGCTTTGGGAGATAATGCA TATGCCTGGGATGCAAGTGAAGAATATCTGTTCAAGGCAATGGTGGCTTTTGCAATGAGGAGATATTCCAACAAAGAAACAACTCA aatTTCCAATGTGCTGCTTTGTAATATGACAGAGAGGGTGTCATTTTGGTTTGTGGTCACAGACTCTGCCAGAAATGTGACAACTGTTCCTGGAAGTGAAGTAGAGGCAGCCATAAG gatgaaCAGAAACAGAATCAACAGTGCTTTCCTACTGACAGACAACACGCTGCAGTTCTTGAAAATTTCCTCCACTTTATCACCACCCATTGAACCCACTGTGCCTGTCTGGCTTGTCGTGTTCGGTGTTGTTCTTTGCCTCGTTGTGGCTGGAATTCTTCTCCTTGTTGTGTCAGGAATCCAGCAACGCAAAAA AAATAACCATGAGTCTGCAGAGACAGGAGATTTAGAAGACAAATCTGACACACCAGTGATCACAGAAAATGGGATTCCCTGCGATATACTGGATTTAAAAGCAGGCCAGATTAATGGAGTCTATGCAGCAGATGATGAACGGCTCACACCACTTTGA